One region of Salvia miltiorrhiza cultivar Shanhuang (shh) chromosome 3, IMPLAD_Smil_shh, whole genome shotgun sequence genomic DNA includes:
- the LOC131014632 gene encoding protein phosphatase 2C 51-like, with protein MIFDELRQGSMAPEDTCRSEFKSGEVVLDSGDPKKSKNFGRKKMELRRIKSVSTGKSGDLVEFLDCKVSSRKRRSDVKKEIKLMEEALLVESDVGLGGSRDAACPAHGAVSIIGRRREMEDAVAAELDFLKKGGKSYSFFGVYDGHGGFHVARACSEMMHKLLVEIVEEDVGEEIAWDRVMAVGFRKMDEEVNKSGALVASTGSTAVVAVVGEEEVVVANCGDSRAVLSRGGVAVQLSDDHKPDRADELERIEGCGGKVINWNGHRVLGVLATSRSIGDEYLKPFVITDPEVKIVGRTKRDEFLILASDGLWDVISNEVACQVVRRCLRRSRSASAEAAAVLVELAMARGSYDNISVLIVDLT; from the exons ATGATTTTCGACGAATTACGGCAAGGATCGATGGCACCGGAGGATACCTGCCGATCGGAGTTTAAAAGTGGGGAAGTGGTTTTGGATAGTGGCGACCCCAAGAAATCGAAGAATTTTGGCCGGAAAAAGATGGAACTCCGGCGGATCAAGTCGGTTTCCACCGGAAAATCCGGAGATCTAGTGGAGTTTTTGGATTGTAAGGTTTCTAGTAGGAAAAGGAGATCCGATGTTAAGAAAGAGATAAAATTGATGGAAGAAGCGTTGCTGGTTGAGAGCGACGTCGGACTCGGAGGATCTCGAGACGCCGCGTGCCCGGCTCATGGAGCAGTGTCGATCATCGGTCGCCGGAGAGAAATGGAGGACGCGGTGGCGGCGGAGCTGGATTTTCTGAAGAAAGGCGGGAAGAGTTACAGTTTCTTCGGAGTTTACGATGGACACGGCGGGTTTCACGTGGCGCGGGCTTGTAGTGAGATGATGCATAAGTTGTTGGTGGAGATTGTAGAGGAAGACGTAGGTGAAGAGATAGCGTGGGATAGAGTCATGGCGGTGGGTTTTAGGAAGATGGACGAGGAAGTGAATAAGAGTGGTGCTTTGGTGGCGTCCACTGGCTCCACCGCCGTCGTGGCGGTGGTGGGGGAGGAGGAGGTCGTGGTGGCCAATTGCGGCGATTCCAGGGCGGTGCTGTCACGCGGCGGTGTTGCCGTACAGTTATCTGATGATCACAAG CCTGATAGAGCTGATGAACTAGAGAGGATTGAAGGGTGTGGAGGCAAGGTAATCAACTGGAATGGGCACAGAGTTTTGGGGGTCCTGGCGACCTCTAGATCGATAG GTGATGAATATCTAAAACCATTTGTAATAACGGATCCGGAAGTGAAGATTGTGGGTCGGACGAAACGGGATGAGTTCTTGATACTGGCGAGCGACGGGCTGTGGGATGTGATTTCTAATGAGGTTGCATGCCAGGTGGTGAGGAGGTGTTTAAGGAGGAGCCGCTCAGCCTCAGCGGAGGCAGCTGCCGTCTTGGTCGAGTTGGCAATGGCTCGCGGCAGCTACGACAACATCAGCGTCCTCATCGTCGATCTCACCTGA
- the LOC131014633 gene encoding pentatricopeptide repeat-containing protein At3g49170, chloroplastic: protein MIRLSLPSAASPPLKPKNHSRHKTSTAKPPDIISFESLKSCLIRHADVGRVDEAISILDLMSRSNLCPDLTTYSVLLKSCIRTRNFQLGRAVHSKLAHSGLQLDAIVLNSLITLYSKCGDSRKAEEIFGSMGGARDLVSWSAMISGYAHSGLNFEAISLFFEMLEFGERPNQFCFSAAIRACSNREYARIGLVIFGFLMKTGYFESDVCVGCALIDLFAKGFGDLESAKKLFDEMPEKNSVSWTLMITRFMQMGSSMDAIELFSDMLIEGFVPDRFTFSSCLSACSELGLLHIGRQLHSWVVKTGLSLDVCVGCSLVDMYGKSTSDGSMDDSRKVFDRMPEHNVMSWTAIITGYVQKGGRDVEAIELYCRMITEGRVKPNHFTFASLLKACGNLFNPRLGQQIHGHAMKLSLAEINCVGNSLISMYAKMDRMEDARKAFEFLFEKNLVSFNALVDGYTRNIGSDEAFGLFNQIESASVGADAFTFASLLSGAASIGAVGKGEQLHARLLKAGFASNLCVCNALISMYTRCGNIEAGFQVFGEMEVRNVISWTSIITGFAKHGFARRALDLFEQMLDFGVKPNEVTYIAVLSACSHAGLVDEAWRHFNAMLKEHGVRPRMEHYACMVDVLGRSGYLDKAMKLIKSMPFTADALVWRTLLGACSVHGDAELGKHAAEMILEQDPDDPAAHVLLSNLYASTGQWEDVAKIRKGMKERNLVKEAGCSWIEIANNVHKFYVGDTKHPEAREIYEELERLVMKIKEMGYVPDTSFVLHEVEEEEKERYLFQHSEKIALAYGLISTAKAKPIRIFKNLRVCGDCHAAMKYASVASGREIVVRDSNRFHHIRGGRCSCNDYW from the coding sequence ATGATAAGGCTCTCTTTGCCATCCGCCGCCTCTCCTCCGCTCAAACCCAAAAACCACTCCCGCCATAAAACCTCCACCGCTAAACCTCCCGATATCATCAGCTTCGAATCACTCAAGAGCTGTCTGATACGCCATGCCGATGTGGGCCGCGTCGATGAAGCAATCTCCATCCTTGATCTCATGTCCCGCTCCAATCTCTGCCCGGATCTCACCACCTACTCCGTGCTCCTCAAGTCCTGTATCAGAACCCGAAACTTCCAACTCGGCCGAGCCGTTCACTCCAAACTCGCCCATTCAGGACTCCAGCTTGACGCCATCGTCCTCAACTCGCTCATCACTTTGTATTCTAAATGCGGCGACTCCAGGAAAGCGGAGGAGATATTCGGCTCCATGGGTGGAGCCAGGGATTTGGTTTCGTGGAGTGCTATGATTTCGGGCTACGCGCATAGCGGATTGAATTTCGAAGCCATTTCGTTGTTTTTTGAGATGCTGGAGTTTGGTGAGCGGCCGAATCAGTTTTGCTTTTCGGCCGCGATTAGGGCGTGCTCTAATCGAGAGTATGCGAGAATTGGGTTGGTAATTTTTGGCTTTCTGATGAAGACTGGGTACTTTGAGTCGGATGTGTGCGTAGGTTGTGCCTTGATTGATTTGTTTGCGAAGGGATTTGGTGATTTGGAGTCTGCAAAGAAACTGTTCGATGAAATGCCTGAAAAAAACTCTGTTTCTTGGACTTTGATGATCACGAGGTTTATGCAAATGGGTTCTTCAATGGATGCAATTGAGTTGTTTTCGGATATGTTGATTGAGGGGTTTGTCCCCGATAGGTTCACTTTTAGTAGTTGTTTATCAGCTTGTTCGGAGCTGGGATTGTTGCATATTGGGCGCCAGCTGCATAGTTGGGTAGTCAAAACTGGGCTTAGTTTGGATGTCTGCGTGGGGTGTAGTTTAGTTGATATGTATGGTAAATCTACGTCGGATGGATCTATGGATGACTCGAGGAAGGTTTTTGACAGAATGCCGGAGCATAATGTAATGTCATGGACTGCGATTATCACAGGATACGTGCAGAAAGGAGGGCGGGACGTGGAAGCTATTGAATTGTATTGTAGGATGATAACAGAGGGCAGAGTTAAGCCAAATCACTTCACATTTGCTAGTCTGTTGAAGGCATGCGGGAATCTTTTCAATCCGAGATTAGGTCAGCAGATTCATGGTCATGCCATGAAATTGAGTCTTGCAGAGATTAATTGTGTTGGGAACTCTCTGATTAGCATGTATGCCAAGATGGATAGGATGGAAGATGCAAGAAAAGCTTTTGAGTTCTTGTTTGAAAAGAATTTGGTTTCATTTAATGCATTAGTCGATGGTTACACTAGAAATATAGGTTCTGATGAGGCTTTTGGACTTTTTAATCAAATTGAAAGTGCTAGTGTTGGTGCCGATGCTTTCACATTTGCTAGTCTCTTGAGTGGTGCTGCGAGTATTGGAGCAGTCGGGAAAGGAGAGCAACTACATGCTCGGTTACTGAAAGCAGGATTCGCGTCCAACCTGTGTGTCTGCAATGCTCTGATCTCTATGTACACAAGGTGTGGCAACATAGAAGCTGGATTTCAGGTTTTTGGAGAAATGGAAGTTCGGAATGTGATATCTTGGACATCCATCATCACGGGATTTGCTAAACACGGATTTGCAAGACGAGCTCTGGATTTGTTCGAGCAAATGCTTGATTTTGGTGTAAAACCGAATGAGGTTACTTACATTGCAGTTTTGTCAGCTTGTAGTCATGCGGGTTTGGTCGATGAGGCGTGGAGGCATTTCAACGCAATGTTGAAAGAGCATGGGGTAAGGCCAAGAATGGAACACTATGCATGTATGGTTGATGTATTAGGTAGATCAGGGTATCTGGATAAAGCTATGAAGTTAATCAAATCAATGCCTTTCACTGCCGATGCTCTAGTGTGGCGCACGTTGCTCGGTGCATGCAGTGTTCATGGCGATGCAGAGCTTGGCAAGCATGCTGCCGAGATGATCCTTGAGCAAGACCCGGACGATCCTGCAGCGCACGTCTTGCTCTCCAACTTGTATGCCTCGACGGGCCAATGGGAAGACGTGGCGAAGATCAGAAAAGGGATGAAGGAGAGGAATTTGGTGAAGGAAGCAGGGTGTAGCTGGATAGAGATTGCAAACAATGTGCATAAGTTCTACGTTGGAGACACGAAACACCCCGAGGCTAGGGAGATATATGAAGAATTAGAGAGGTTGGTGATGAAGATAAAAGAAATGGGATATGTTCCAGACACCAGCTTCGTGCTGCATGAAGTGGAGGAGGAAGAAAAGGAAAGATATTTGTTTCAACATAGTGAGAAGATAGCATTGGCCTATGGTCTTATAAGCACAGCCAAAGCAAAGCCAATCAGAATCTTTAAAAACCTTCGAGTATGTGGGGACTGTCATGCTGCAATGAAGTATGCATCAGTGGCGAGTGGGAGAGAGATAGTGGTGAGGGACTCGAATAGGTTTCACCACATCAGGGGTGGGAGATGCTCTTGTAATGATTATTGGTGA
- the LOC131019040 gene encoding uncharacterized protein LOC131019040, whose translation MTGEANSWRWCASSEGSFSTKSAYALVKASRIIANQTSINKESIKQVWATPAPQKARVTSWRLLRNKLPTCDNLRKRNIQLGEEEAMCNACCQHYESTVHTFIECPKTEKVWTGIQNWLGISGPRPQDIAAHFDAFANLGRKRNRIFLRALWMCTTWILWKSRNESRFEGRPWKIENLIRDIKVRVWSWNKVFKLLDWNCNFSSWMTGDMFMF comes from the exons ATGACCG GTGAGGCCAATTCTTGGAGATGGTGCGCATCTTCAGAAGGATCATTTTCAACCAAGTCTGCATATGCCTTGGTGAAAGCTTCAAGGATCATCGCCAACCAAACGAGCATCAACAAAGAAAGCATTAAGCAAGTTTGGGCCACCCCGGCTCCTCAAAAAGCAAGAGTCACGTCATGGAGACTTCTAAGAAATAAATTACCAACGTGTGACAACTTGAGGAAAAGAAACATtcaacttggagaagaagaggcTATGTGCAATGCATGCTGTCAACATTACGAATCGACGGTCCACACGTTCATTGAATGCCCAAAGACGGAAAAGGTCTGGACCGGCATTCAAAATTGGCTGGGAATCAGCGGCCCACGACCGCAGGATATTGCAGCGCATTTCGACGCCTTTGCTAACTTGGGAAGGAAACGGAACAGAATTTTCTTAAGGGCTCTCTGGATGTGCACCACTTGGATTCTTTGGAAGAGTCGCAACGAAAGCAGATTCGAAGGTAGGCCTTGGAAAATTGAAAATCTGATTAGAGATATCAAAGTTAGAGTATGGAGCTGGAACAAGGTGTTCAAGCTTTTGGACTGGAACTGTAATTTTTCTTCATGGATGACAGGTGATATGTTCATGTTTTGA
- the LOC131019041 gene encoding uncharacterized protein LOC131019041 produces MTLDRIVSEFEECYGSKPKLVYAADADYTIDKGLVPLRNPIQCHKVLDYLELLGHGEIAFYADHEVDPMPTFVVKEMFLEETENSDLEGKHGVQITGEDKGVQSTDGGVEDGEDVELEEEDEAELEEGDDVELEEEEEAEVEEGDEGEVRGREHGDDDNSSVYSECWESDDDVKSLEQLVGSVEGGEEGSFQLGMTFAGAKEARDSINAYAVKFGYKLKFLKNEKTRIRVVCINDQQCPFLMHVSKDGDIEGLGIKTLVADHTCCKQREVPSASQSYLAKYFKGAIYRNPRFTSKDMQGHVKDHLKLHVSLHKCKRAKKEIICKLEGSYKEEFNRLVAYCNIVKECMPGSKMELQLSTEHIQNQRHVFKRIFVMLEPCRLNWLGGCRPIICLDGCHLKGKTFGCLLTAVGKDGNDGIVPIAWAVVNKENKNNWKWFLMWLRQELNLGAGDEVTLMSDMQKGLMEAVKEVTPAAEHRWCARHIYANWSKKWRGEELKKRFWATAWSSFQQKFKFNLAKVSAINKKAVEDLLHYPTENWCKAYQSTRCSTYMVDNNISESFNSSISDARHKPIISMLEEIRMLVMSRIKDRKQLVDHWKTEWCPKAMQMFEANKAASMNCNVLWNGDYGYEVEEGEDKHIVFVDTKKCSCRMWDLSGIPCPHAIAAFYSSQLDPLSVMSNWYHSSMYRKSYEHAIQPIPGYKFWDIQFKDYIEAPPVEKKIGRPKKNRVRASNEPRLKHKLSRIGKTQHCSICGSASHKKHKCPERPTQDSTTTKLAKKQRGSITGVGLYVNIETGKQILNPGGSQSVVIDEGSQKEADPNTRFPIPNEAEIKRGEGSSSGVTGKGKKHQSKPFKAPRGKTDAVDQELVLRRSPRRQNVISTVGSTSTN; encoded by the exons ATGACATTAGACAGAATCGTATCCGAATTTGAGGAGTGTTATGGTTCTAAACCTAAGCTAGTTTATGCGGCAGATGCAGACTATACCATAGATAAGGGTCTAGTTCCCCTAAGAAATCCTATCCAGTGTCATAAGGTTCTTGATTACCTAGAATTGCTTGGCCATGGAGAGATTGCTTTTTATGCAGATCATGAGGTTGATCCTATGCCTACTTTTGTAGTGAAGGAGATGTTTTTAGAAGAGACTGAAAATAGTGATTTAGAGGGTAAACATGGGGTACAGATTACTGGTGAGGATAAGGGAGTTCAGAGCACTGATGGTGGGGTAGAAGATGGAGAGGATGTTGAGTTAGAAGAGGAAGATGAGGCTGAGTTAGAAGAGGGAGATGATGTTGAGttggaagaggaagaggaggctgAGGTAGAAGAGGGAGATGAGGGTGAGGTGAGAGGAAGAGAGCATGGTGATGATGACAATTCAAGTGTATACAGTGAGTGTTGGGAGAGTGATGATGATGTTAAGAGCTTAGAGCAGTTGGTAGGGAGTGTTGAAGGAGGAGAGGAGGGTAGTTTTCAGCTAGGAATGACCTTTGCAGGAGCAAAGGAGGCTAGGGACAGCATAAATGCTTATGCTGTGAAGTTTGGCTACAAGTTAAAgtttctaaaaaatgaaaagacTAGGATTAGAGTGGTTTGCATCAATGACCAACAATGTCCATTTCTGATGCATGTCTCTAAAGATGGGGATATTGAAGGCTTAGGTATCAAGACCCTAGTTGCAGACCACACATGTTGCAAACAAAGGGAAGTCCCTAGTGCTAGCCAATCATATTTGGCCAAATACTTTAAAGGGGCAATCTACAGAAATCCTAGGTTTACTTCTAAGGATATGCAAGGTCATGTTAAAGACCATTTGAAGCTTCATGTTAGTTTACACAAGTGTAAAAGGGCAAAGAAAGAGATAATATGCAAGCTTGAGGGTAGCTACAAAGAGGAGTTCAATAGGCTAGTTGCCTATTGTAACATTGTTAAGGAATGTATGCCTGGGAGTAAGATGGAACTCCAACTGTCGACCGAGCATATCCAGAACCAAAGACATGTCTTTAAGAGAATATTTGTCATGCTAGAGCCTTGTAGGTTGAACTGGCTAGGGGGGTGTAGGCCAATAATCTGTCTTGATGGTTGCCATTTGAAGGGTAAGACATTTGGGTGTCTTTTGACAGCAGTAGGAAAAGATGGGAATGATGGAATTGTGCCCATTGCTTGGGCAGTTGTAAACAAGGAGAACAAGAATAACTGGAAGTGGTTTCTCATGTGGTTGAGGCAGGAGCTCAATCTTGGAGCAGGTGATGAAGTGACATTGATGTCAGATATGCAAAAG GGGTTGATGGAGGCTGTAAAAGAAGTGACTCCTGCAGCTGAACATAGGTGGTGTGCGAGGCATATTTATGCCAACTGGAGCAAGAAGTGGAGAGGAGAGGAGTTAAAGAAACGGTTTTGGGCTACTGCATGGAGCTCTTTCCAGCAAAAGTTCAAGTTCAACCTAGCCAAGGTTTCTGCCATAAACAAGAAGGCAGTTGAGGACCTACTCCACTATCCTACTGAGAACTGGTGCAAGGCTTATCAAAGCACAAGGTGTTCCACATACATGGTAGACAACAACATCAGTGAGTCTTTCAATTCAAGTATTTCTGATGCTAGACATAAGCCGATTATTTCAATGCTAGAAGAGATTAGGATGCTAGTAATGAGTAGGATAAAGGATAGGAAACAACTTGTTGATCACTGGAAAACTGAATGGTGTCCTAAGGCAATGCAAATGTTTGAGGCAAACAAGGCAGCTTCTATGAATTGTAATGTTCTTTGGAATGGTGACTACGGATATGAGGTTGAAGAGGGAGAAGACAAGCACATAGTATTTGTGGATACTAAGAAGTGCAGTTGTAGGATGTGGGATTTGAGTGGTATCCCTTGCCCTCATGCCATTGCTGCCTTTTACTCAAGTCAGTTGGACCCCTTATCTGTGATGAGCAATTGGTACCATAGCTCCATGTATAGAAAAAGTTATGAGCATGCTATACAGCCAATCCCTGGGTACAAGTTTTGGGATATACAGTTTAAAGATTACATTGAGGCTCCACCGGTTGAGAAGAAGATAGGAAGGCCCAAAAAGAACAGAGTAAGAGCTTCTAATGAGCCGAGGTTGAAACACAAGCTTTCAAGGATTGGTAAAACACAGCACTGCAGCATTTGTGGAAGTGCAAGCCACAAGAAACACAAATGCCCTGAACGGCCTACACAG GATTCAACTACCACAAAGCTTGCCAAGAAGCAGAGAGGTTCAATAACTGGGGTTGGTCTATATGTGAACATTGAGACAGGAAAACAGATACTAAAT CCTGGAGGGTCACAATCAGTTGTGATCGATGAAGGCTCACAAAAGGAGGCAGATCCCAATACTAGGTTCCCTATACCAAACGAAGCAGAGATAAAGAGAGGAGAAGGTAGCTCAAGTGGAGTCACAGGGAAGGGCAAGAAACACCAAAGCAAACCATTCAAAGCTCCAAGAGGGAAAACAGATGCTGTGGATCAAGAACTAGTCCTCAGAAGAAGTCCAAGGAGACAGAATGTGATCTCAACTGTTGGATCAACATCCACTAATTGA
- the LOC131019043 gene encoding uncharacterized protein LOC131019043 has product MSSSSGFGSSSSHGRQQMMNDVEVRHCRCKFEGKRLEAKRMTSWTDENPGRRFYGCRNWKTQNCGFFDWYDEPMSERAREVINGLKKENMKLVKLHESSKPPIDLEAEIEQLCMKLVK; this is encoded by the exons ATGAGTTCCAGCTCAGGATTCGGGTCATCCTCGTCGCATGGTAGACAGCAGATGATGAACGACGTTGAGGTTAGGCATTGTCGTTGTAAATTTGAAGGCAAGAGGTTGGAAGCTAAGAGAATGACTTCATGGACCGATGAGAACCCTGGGAGAAGGTTCTACGGGTGTCGAAATTGGAAG ACCCAAAATTGTGGTTTTTTTGATTGGTATGACGAACCAATGTCTGAAAGAGCTCGTGAAGTTATAAACGGATTGAAGAAGGAAAACATGAAGCTTGTAAAGTTGCATGAAAGTTCGAAGCCCCCCATTGATTTGGAAGCTGAAATTGAGCAGCTTTG TATGAAACTAGTGAAATGA